A DNA window from Lachancea thermotolerans CBS 6340 chromosome G complete sequence contains the following coding sequences:
- the MRX20 gene encoding Mrx20p (similar to uniprot|P43617 Saccharomyces cerevisiae YFR045W) encodes MNSIVAGSAAAVFQTTVSYPFEFLKTGLQLHRALPNMAPFNMMHQIKVYFAGCSALNAGTLLKTATRFTTFDRACQLLHDPELPQGAAISGPRLLAAGMITGFMESLLIIPFENIKTTMIENALALSEKSRLELSRSEAKSSHNPQALKGSRTVPYAHTSMTGQSRPTFHARKEQALHPRQKWAIYYDEHPSRQLFTTIQEMFRTRGLRGFVQGTAPTIIRQTANSAVRFTSYTSLKQVFSPDGPINEYYAFALGFVSSCAVVAVTQPIDVVKTRMQSKYTWVNYKNSLNCAYRIFVEEGFTKFWKGWAPRLMKVGLSGGVSFGVYQYVDNLMKAYAGPQEMGHD; translated from the coding sequence ATGAACTCGATTGTTGCTGGCAGCGCAGCGGCAGTTTTCCAGACAACGGTTTCATACCCttttgagttcttgaaaacaggGCTGCAACTGCATAGAGCGCTACCGAACATGGCTCCTTTCAATATGATGCACCAAATTAAGGTTTACTTTGCGGGTTGCAGCGCTCTGAATGCAGGGACTCTACTGAAAACAGCTACACGTTTCACAACTTTTGACCGCGCGTGCCAGCTGTTGCACGATCCTGAGTTGCCGCAAGGAGCTGCAATCTCAGGTCCCAGACTGCTGGCAGCCGGGATGATTACAGGATTTATGGAAAGCTTACTTATAATTCCATTCGAGAACATCAAAACTACTATGATTGAAAATGCATTAGCTCTATCTGAAAAATCGAGGTTAGAACTTTCCAGAAGTGAGGCTAAATCGTCGCACAATCCTCAGGCTTTAAAAGGATCGCGAACTGTGCCATATGCGCACACTAGTATGACAGGACAGTCTAGACCCACATTTCATGCGCgcaaagaacaagcttTGCACCCCCGTCAAAAATGGGCCATTTACTACGATGAGCACCCCTCTCGGCAGCTATTTACCACAATTCAGGAGATGTTTCGCACAAGAGGGCTCCGCGGCTTCGTGCAAGGAACCGCACCGACAATCATCCGCCAAACCGCGAACTCAGCTGTACGGTTCACATCTTACAcctctttgaagcaagtTTTTTCTCCCGATGGACCTATCAATGAATATTACGCGTTTGCTCTGGGCTTCGTTTCCTCTTGCGCCGTTGTGGCAGTTACGCAACCCATTGACGTGGTGAAAACAAGAATGCAGTCTAAGTACACTTGGGTTAATTACAAAAACTCTCTAAACTGCGCTTACCGGATTTTTGTAGAGGAGGGCTTTACAAAGTTCTGGAAGGGATGGGCCCCCAGGTTAATGAAAGTTGGGCTTTCTGGTGGCGTTTCATTTGGAGTCTATCAATATGTTGATAATTTGATGAAAGCTTATGCTGGCCCTCAAGAGATGGGCCACGATTGA
- the DUG1 gene encoding metallodipeptidase (highly similar to uniprot|P43616 Saccharomyces cerevisiae YFR044C Hypothetical ORF), whose translation MLPGLSSKKSSGCRLLSIAKRLNITHFSSGISHRLPQAYYLRRFHIYRKMSTEANFQQLFNKIDELKPRFIERLAKAIEIPAVSSDESLRPQVIKKAQFIAGELQKLGFSDIQMKELGAQPPPVADPNLPLPPVVLARYGSDPAKKTVLVYGHYDVQPAALEDGWATEPFKLIIDEEKQLMRARGASDDTGPLKGWLNVVEAHRELGLDLPVNLVTCFEGMEESGSIGLDGLIAEEAGKYFKEVDAVCISDNYWLGTKKPVLTYGLRGCNYFQITIEGPAADLHSGIFGGVISEPMIDLTKVFSSLVDSRGRILIDGVNEMVAPVTEKEKELYEKIDFTLDEMNAASGSQTCLYESKADILMHRWRYPSLSIHGLEGAFSAQGAKTVIPSKVVGKFSIRTVPDMDSAKLDKFVIDHCDKVFASLNSPNRCKTELIHDGNYWISDPFNASFTAAAKATKAVYGVEPDFTREGGSIPITLTFEKELKTSVMLLPMGRGDDGAHSINEKLDISNYMQGMKTMAAYLHYYAASKEK comes from the coding sequence ATGCTTCCAGGGCTCTCAAGCAAAAAAAGTTCAGGTTGTCGATTATTATCAATTGCTAAAAGGTTGAATATAACACATTTCTCATCTGGAATCAGTCACCGGTTGCCGCAAGCATATTACCTTCGAAGATTTCATATTTATCGCAAAATGAGCACAGAAGCCAATTTTCAACAGCTGTTTAATAAGATTGACGAGCTAAAGCCCCGCTTCATCGAGCGTCTTGCTAAAGCCATCGAGATCCCTGCGGTTTCTTCAGACGAAAGTTTGAGACCGCAGGTTATCAAGAAGGCCCAGTTTATTGCCggagagcttcaaaagctgggCTTTTCTGACATTCAAATGAAGGAGCTAGGGGCGCAGCCCCCTCCAGTGGCTGACCCAAATCTACCACTACCCCCTGTTGTTTTAGCCCGCTACGGCTCTGATCCTGCCAAGAAAACTGTTCTGGTTTATGGTCACTATGATGTGCAACCCGCTGCTCTGGAGGACGGCTGGGCCACAGAACCCTTCAAATTAATTATCGACGAGGAAAAGCAGTTGATGCGTGCGAGAGGTGCTTCAGATGATACTGGTCCTTTGAAGGGCTGGCTcaacgttgttgaagcCCATCGTGAGCTTGGGCTCGATCTGCCTGTGAACTTAGTGACATGTTTCGAAGGTATGGAAGAGTCAGGGTCCATTGGATTGGATGGCTTGAtcgctgaagaagctggcAAATACTTTAAGGAAGTGGACGCTGTTTGCATTTCGGACAATTACTGGTTAGGCACCAAGAAGCCTGTGCTGACGTATGGTCTACGGGGTTGCAACTACTTCCAGATCACAATTGAGGGGCCTGCTGCTGATTTGCACTCAGGTATTTTCGGTGGTGTGATTTCAGAACCCATGATCGATCTCACCAAagttttcagctctttggtcGACTCTCGGGGGCGCATTCTTATCGACGGTGTCAACGAAATGGTCGCTCCTGTTACTGAaaaggagaaagaactttACGAAAAGATCGACTTTACTCTTGACGAAATGAATGCGGCGTCCGGATCTCAGACATGCCTTTACGAGAGCAAAGCGGATATTTTGATGCACAGGTGGAGGTACCCTTCTCTGTCCATCCATGGTCTGGAGGGGGCGTTTTCTGCTCAGGGAGCCAAAACTGTTATTCCTTCCAAAGTTGTTGGAAAATTCTCTATTAGAACTGTTCCCGATATGGATTCTGCTAAGCTTGATAAGTTTGTGATTGACCACTGTGACAAAGTGTTCGCATCTTTGAACTCTCCAAATAGGTGTAAGACCGAGCTTATCCATGATGGCAACTATTGGATTTCTGACCCTTTCAATGCATCTTTCACTGCGGCCGCCAAGGCAACCAAAGCTGTTTACGGCGTTGAACCCGATTTCACAAGGGAGGGTGGCTCCATCCCAATTACCTTAACGTTCGAGAAGGAATTGAAGACAAGCGTTATGCTTTTGCCTATGGGGAGAGGAGACGATGGTGCTCATTCTATTAATGAGAAGCTGGACATAAGCAACTACATGCAAGGTATGAAAACAATGGCAGCCTACCTACATTACTACGCAGCATCGAAGGAAAAATGA
- the SEC15 gene encoding Rab GTPase-binding exocyst subunit SEC15 (similar to uniprot|P22224 Saccharomyces cerevisiae YGL233W SEC15 Essential 113kDa subunit of the exocyst complex (Sec3p Sec5p Sec6p Sec8p Sec10p Sec15p Exo70p and Exo84p) which mediates polarized targeting of vesicles to active sites of exocytosis Sec15p associates with Sec4p and vesicles): METDAQNVVSGELQQVLLSTDLSFLKSVHMDEGQGASFSGEHEEELDLDEHTFNRWTPLLRTAIETDSLPLVVDDLFSSVEENFENLEAQILQDSQLSDNLAASVSQIASIKDIIEGSLLHETEDLQVQLAHATNDVISRKQNYLSNKKTSTKISESIILITKVLQILELSNKCQDLIKDSNFYKALQSLGALEKIYVQDFKNYNFEFLKKIYASIPILKSKIKDESINLVKSSFNSNLEKKLLTVGKTFFEFYNNLLLPDWLESKNELKLSSFKFNSPVEISLRDSEKLESLNVEKLYPLNEFYDSILIFQNLKETDYLRKEFKKEYDFRISKVVYPLEIKISGSASLSDLKKKTTTLFGDDFSLEELKEYMLRILGFVIYDRHLNRSTEYVLSQNDLSANEDFWEVFIGRFSPFLEHFVSKICTSEEMLTELKDFLGIYISILENVGANIERIYEINVLVFKKYAALLVELFNKEFSTLLDDDDFMPLTINDESLYEKVLKICWLRTDELEALHSREKTPDESFFATLPFSPLYPMTCTLVKKTYNKVVACLSEFYQYDLGELNNIIVKTVDDIFGKIVDAKIASKLDTTSREEIAQILINLDYFIVAVGEFSKILARENITHSTDVELGLQSAKLLSKTRGLTETKLIELIDSKVSDLMEFVEFEWSSTEVLKEPDYSIKDISQFLEMMFTSTLVNLPDSVKTLLIFREFDALTRRFLDVLLNSSPPSISPQSVLNFELNMNFLESIISKLFPNDESIPSTPTSPDTASIQPLDNTRSSNLIDNTIRSLHSTFSDLKQHIQFLKCPDMEEYKDSGIRMRKYPRIKPEVAQMLHNKMVPPSSAGTDSDNSASIDQSFADSITSHRRIAKFFNRA; this comes from the coding sequence ATGGAAACTGATGCGCAGAATGTGGTGTCTGGGGAGTTGCAGCAGGTTCTGCTCTCTACCGACTTATCATTCCTGAAGTCGGTTCACATGGACGAGGGCCAAGGTGCATCGTTTTCGGGTGAACatgaggaagagcttgatTTAGACGAACACACCTTTAATAGGTGGACCCCCTTATTGAGGACAGCCATTGAGACAGACTCGCTTCCTCTTGTGGTAGATGACCTTTTCAGTTCCGTGGAAGAAAATTTCGAGAATCTTGAAGCCCAAATTTTACAAGATTCGCAACTTAGTGACAATCTGGCCGCATCCGTCAGCCAAATTGCGTCTATCAAAGACATCATTGAAGGCTCGCTACTTCATGAAACGGAAGACCTACAAGTACAGCTGGCTCACGCTACCAATGACGTTATTTCCAGGAAACAGAACTATCTCAGTAATAAAAAAACCTCCACCAAAATATCCGAGTCCATCATACTAATAACGAAAGTTTTGcaaattcttgaactttCCAATAAGTGCCAAGATTTGATAAAAGACTCGAACTTCTATAAGGCTTTACAAAGCTTAGGGGCCCTTGAGAAGATCTATGTGcaagacttcaaaaactacaattttgaatttctaaaaaaaatatACGCTTCAATCCCTATCTTGAAGtccaaaatcaaagatgagAGCATCAATTTGGTGAAGAGCTCGTTCAATTCCAACCTCGAGAAGAAGTTACTGACAGTGGGCAAAACCTTCTTCGAATTTTACAATAATTTATTACTTCCGGACTGGTTGGAATCTAAAAATGAGCTGAAGCTGAGCAGTTTTAAGTTTAATTCTCCAGTTGAAATCTCTTTAAGAGATTCAGAAAAGCTTGAGTCCCTCAACGTTGAGAAGCTCTACCCCTTGAACGAGTTTTATGACTCAATtctcatttttcaaaatctcaaggAGACTGATTATTTACGcaaagagttcaaaaaggaaTACGACTTCAGAATATCAAAAGTTGTTTACCCCTTGGAGATCAAAATTAGCGGCTCGGCCAGCCTTTCGGacctcaagaagaaaaccaCAACGTTGTTTGGAGATGACTTCTCGTTGGAGGAATTGAAAGAATACATGCTTAGAATTTTGGGTTTTGTCATTTACGACAGACATCTGAATAGGTCAACCGAATATGTGTTGTCTCAAAATGACTTAAGCGCCAATGAAGATTTTTGGGAGGTGTTTATAGGCAGGTTCTCACCTTTTTTGGAACATTTTGTTAGCAAAATCTGCACTTCCGAAGAAATGCTAACAGAGCTTAAGGACTTTTTGGGGATCTACATATCCATTCTAGAGAATGTGGGCGCTAATATCGAACGGATTTATGAAATTAatgttcttgttttcaagaagtaCGCTGCGTTacttgttgagcttttcaataAGGAATTCTCAACTCTTttggatgatgatgattTTATGCCTTTAACTATAAACGACGAGTCCCTCTATGAGAAGGTGCTGAAGATATGCTGGCTGAGAACTGATGAACTGGAAGCGCTGCACTCTCGAGAAAAAACGCCCGATGAATCTTTTTTTGCAACTTTACCATTTTCCCCACTGTATCCAATGACCTGCACCTTGGTCAAGAAAACCTATAACAAAGTTGTGGCATGCCTGAGTGAATTTTATCAATATGATCTGGGCGAGCTAAACAACATCATAGTCAAGACTGTCGATGACATATTTGGGAAGATTGTCGATGCCAAGATAGCTTCAAAGCTAGATACAAcatcaagagaagaaattGCGCAAATTTTGATCAATCTTGATTATTTCATTGTGGCAGTGGGCGAGTTCAGCAAAATTCTAGCCAGAGAAAATATAACACACAGCACTGATGTTGAACTTGGCTTGCAGTCTGCCAAGCtcttgtcaaaaaccagaGGCCTTACTGAGACGAAATTGATCGAGCTTATCGACTCCAAGGTTTCGGACTTGATGGAGTTTGTGGAATTTGAGTGGTCTTCAACCGAGGTTTTAAAAGAACCAGATTATTCGATAAAAGATATTTCCCAGTTTTTAGAGATGATGTTCACCTCCACACTTGTCAACCTTCCCGACAGCGTAAAAACACTGCTAATTTTTCGTGAGTTTGACGCCTTGACTCGGAGgtttcttgatgttcttttAAACTCTAGTCCTCCTTCCATAAGTCCTCAAAGCGTGCTGAACTTTGAACTGAacatgaacttcttggaatcAATAATTTCAAAGTTATTTCCTAATGATGAAAGCATTCCCTCTACACCGACGTCCCCCGACACTGCATCCATACAACCTTTAGATAACACACGCTCCTCGAACTTGATAGACAACACGATCAGGTCGCTCCACTCAACTTTTTCTGACCTTAAACAGCATAtacaatttttgaagtgtCCTGATATGGAAGAGTACAAGGACTCCGGCATTAGAATGAGAAAATACCCGCGCATCAAACCAGAAGTTGCACAAATGCTTCACAACAAAATGGTCCCTCCCTCTTCGGCTGGCACTGACAGCGATAACTCGGCTTCGATAGaccaaagctttgctgACTCCATCACTTCACACAGGCGGATTGCGAAGTTCTTTAACAGAGCCTGA
- the TAN1 gene encoding putative tRNA acetyltransferase (similar to uniprot|P53072 Saccharomyces cerevisiae YGL232W TAN1 Putative tRNA acetyltransferase RNA-binding protein required for the formation of the modified nucleoside N(4)-acetylcytidine in serine and leucine tRNAs but not required for the same modification in 18S rRNA) → MLLTSAQKYKFSTGIIEPCVSGIYATCARKHEKQAAQELTQLFQEKLEEWYGDELRELGHGESDDESDNDASVEDKIKKELEALHAKNNGPKSKEILRFVDLNCECVVFCKTRKPIDPEKFVHQLMQEFANPKESQKRTRYVQKLTPVTFSCNASLPELTKLSQRVLKPHFHEEGTKPLKFAIEVTRRNFNTLDKMDIIKEVARVAGNGGQLPHKVDLKNYDKLILVECFKNNIGMSVVNSEYRDDFKKYNIQQIFESKIKAQAANATQDVKLEPK, encoded by the coding sequence ATGTTACTAACATCCGCTCAAAAGTACAAATTTTCGACTGGTATCATCGAGCCGTGCGTTTCCGGCATTTATGCGACCTGTGCCCGGAAGCACGAAAAGCAGGCTGCTCAGGAGCTGACACAATTGTTTCAGGAAAAACTCGAAGAATGGTATGGTGACGAACTGCGAGAGTTAGGCCATGGCGAGAGCGACGACGAGTCCGATAATGACGCCTCTGTGGAAGATaagatcaagaaggagtTAGAAGCTCTTCATGCAAAGAACAATGGGCCAAAGAGCAAAGAGATTTTGAGGTTTGTTGACCTCAACTGTGAATGCGTTGTGTTTTGTAAGACACGTAAGCCCATTGATCCTGAGAAATTTGTTCATCAATTGATGCAGGAATTTGCAAACCCCAAAGAATCTCAAAAGAGGACCAGGTACGTGCAAAAACTAACTCCTGTCACATTCTCTTGTAATGCTTCCCTCCCGGAGCTAACGAAATTGTCACAACGAGTTCTGAAGCCTCATTTTCATGAAGAGGGCACTAAACCTCTTAAATTCGCAATCGAAGTCACCCGCAGAAATTTCAATACGCTTGACAAAATGGACATCATCAAAGAAGTGGCTAGAGTCGCAGGTAATGGAGGGCAGTTGCCGCATAAAGTCGACCTAAAAAACTATGACAAACTGATACTAGTtgagtgcttcaaaaacaatatcGGAATGTCTGTAGTGAATAGTGAGTACCGCgacgacttcaaaaaatacaATATACAACAGATATTTGAGTCTAAAatcaaagctcaagcagcCAACGCGACTCAAGATGTTAAACTGGAGCCTAAATAA
- the EMC4 gene encoding chaperone EMC4 (similar to uniprot|P53073 Saccharomyces cerevisiae YGL231C Hypothetical ORF) — MSDIIPEWAHTLCDPNHPKKAPAVNSKSLPSPPGFKSLSGSSSKDTKASLASGQRQDVAALIVQKAWQIAFQPAKSIPMNMIMSYMSGTSLQIISIMTALMFVSNPVKSIANMRQTFKPVMGNAEAQPQVVVAMVMFVFFQIILMGIGIHKLNSMGLIPNTRSDWLLLEQPAVYKGKSYAF, encoded by the coding sequence ATGTCAGACATTATTCCAGAGTGGGCTCACACTTTATGTGACCCTAAtcatccaaaaaaagcgcCTGCGGTTAATTCAAAGTCTCTTCCCTCTCCCCCGGGCTTCAAGTCTCTTTCAgggtcttcttcaaaagacaCAAAAGCATCATTAGCAAGCGGCCAGCGGCAAGATGTTGCTGCCCTAATAGTACAAAAGGCGTGGCAAATTGCGTTCCAGCCCGCAAAGTCAATTCCTATGAACATGATCATGTCTTACATGTCCGGAACGTCGTTACAAATCATTTCGATTATGACAGCTCTCATGTTCGTGTCTAATCCCGTGAAAAGCATTGCGAATATGAGACAAACCTTTAAACCGGTGATGGGAAATGCGGAAGCGCAGCCCCAGGTTGTCGTCGCGATGGTTATGttcgtcttctttcaaattATCCTCATGGGCATTGGTATTCACAAGCTCAACTCTATGGGTTTGATACCTAATACTAGAAGCGACTGGCTCTTGTTGGAGCAACCAGCCGTTTACAAAGGAAAATCGTATGCATTTTGA
- a CDS encoding KLTH0G01078p (no similarity) — MSKFDNNCRTPRTMNNSSKFHETESFEGAEKKLSCMPISTVADSEVGQEYCSARDKIGTKGVATAVKHPRYDFCKKKVRHSLHIFARLDLAVYEYSFIILFLIQLLLIVFSIKCIYPVIIKREMVGKGILYSSSVIPDECVDYSFFAQCIPQV, encoded by the coding sequence ATGTCGAAGTTTGACAATAACTGTCGAACACCAAGAACAATGAATAACAGCAGCAAATTTCATGAAACTGAGTCATTTGaaggagctgaaaaaaagctatcCTGCATGCCAATTTCAACCGTCGCTGACTCCGAAGTTGGCCAGGAATACTGCTCCGCTCGAGACAAAATCGGAACAAAAGGTGTCGCTACGGCCGTAAAGCATCCGAGATATGACTTCTGTAAAAAGAAGGTCCGCCATTCTCTGCACATATTTGCTAGGCTGGATTTGGCTGTTTACGAGTACTCGTTCATCATTCTTTTTCTGATCCAGTTGCTCCTGATTGTATTTTCGATCAAATGCATATACCCTGTCATAATAAAAAGGGAAATGGTGGGCAAAGGAATCCTGTATTCTTCGAGCGTAATTCCCGATGAGTGCGTCGACTACAGTTTTTTTGCCCAGTGTATCCCACAAGTTTAG
- the IRC6 gene encoding Irc6p (weakly similar to uniprot|P43615 Saccharomyces cerevisiae YFR043C Hypothetical ORF), with product MTTGLSLDEGKVIEGRPKALRDKVLIVFSNKVFNREEILFEVFGVEDNAGKQVHRGVDWTTKYYTVTIDVYVDSFSNLEDWTNEFCDPDFDELRDVIAGWIIVLPFSGNIEEETKALSRLVNNATSEDFFTAILATELNVGKNERAFLEYNVLAGAVELVHNELDSDGELKEVNGVDRVKEIIDTCDWHPRLLRTAHLESETGMESACTGISLAQIMGSLREARTKYMAMDPGLDREEFANEMANELSKLL from the coding sequence ATGACCACTGGGTTAAGCTTAGATGAGGGGAAAGTTATTGAGGGCCGGCCAAAAGCCCTGAGGGACAAAGTCCTTATTGTTTTCTCTAATAAAGTCTTTAACCGAGAAGAAATTCTCTTCGAAGTATTTGGGGTAGAAGACAACGCAGGCAAGCAAGTTCACCGGGGAGTTGATTGGACCACTAAATATTATACCGTGACTATCGATGTCTATGTCGATAGTTTCTCCAACTTAGAAGACTGGACAAACGAATTCTGCGATCCagattttgatgagctgcgGGATGTAATAGCGGGCTGGATAATAGTCTTACCGTTCAGTGGAAATAtagaagaagaaacaaaagcgcTTTCACGACTGGTGAATAATGCGACAAGCGAGGATTTCTTTACAGCGATACTAGCTACAGAATTAAATGTTGGCAAAAATGAAAGGGCGTTTTTGGAGTATAACGTTCTGGCAGGTGCAGTCGAGCTTGTTCACAATGAGTTAGATTCAGATGgcgagctcaaagaagtcAACGGTGTTGACCGTGTAAAAGAGATCATAGACACTTGTGACTGGCATCCGCGGCTTCTGAGAACCGCACACTTGGAATCAGAGACTGGCATGGAAAGCGCATGCACGGGCATATCGCTAGCACAGATTATGGGAAGTTTGCGAGAAGCAAGGACCAAGTACATGGCAATGGATCCCGGCCTTGACAGAGAGGAATTTGCGAATGAGATGGCAAATGAACTGAGTAAGCTTTTATGA
- the ERJ5 gene encoding Erj5p (similar to uniprot|P43613 Saccharomyces cerevisiae YFR041C ERJ5 Endoplasmic reticulum protein that may function as a cochaperone as suggested by the presence of a DnaJ-like domain) yields MLHLQWKALVLILVSLVSLSIAFTPEEVQIFQLHQEIQKYGKNVDFYKLLKLPKLKESTSQEIRKNFRQLSKKYHPDKNQKYRKLYERLNLATKILSNDSQRKTYDYYLKNGFPKYDFNKGGFFFSRVRPSTWFTLAFIYIACGLIHYVLLRLQNDGNKARIERFLREVKAQDDTNGLGEKQLLLRQSENDEGKKIIVRLGDVFVLQPDGTEALVSTKEIKNPGISESILVSLPFWLWSKSVGKLTGGFTGPKDSSNPSTSRAFSNKRATRNKGPGATMDLPNGKVLHSRKKAQ; encoded by the coding sequence ATGCTTCATTTGCAATGGAAAGCTCTGGTGCTTATTCTGGTGAGTCTGGTGTCACTTTCGATTGCATTCACGCCTGAGGAGGTTCaaattttccagcttcacCAAGAGATTCAGAAGTATGGAAAGAATGTTGACTTCTACAAGCTTCTTAAGCTTCCCAAGCTGAAAGAATCGACATCTCAAGAGATTCGCAAGAACTTCAGACAGCTGTCCAAGAAGTATCACCCTGACAAAAACCAAAAGTACAGGAAACTGTATGAACGTCTCAATCTTGCAACCAAGATATTGAGCAATGACTCTCAGAGAAAGACGTATGACTACTATCTCAAAAACGGGTTTCCAAAATatgacttcaacaaaggcggattcttcttttctagGGTCCGGCCTAGCACCTGGTTCACTCTCGCCTTTATTTACATCGCGTGCGGGCTGATACACTACGTGTTGTTGAGATTACAGAACGATGGCAACAAGGCAAGAATTGAaaggtttttgagagaggTTAAGGCTCAGGATGATACTAATGGCCTTGGCGAAAAACAGCTACTTTTAAGACAATCTGAAAATGACGAGGGCAAGAAGATCATTGTGAGATTAGGTGACGTGTTTGTTCTTCAACCAGACGGAACCGAAGCTCTCGTTTCAACCAAGGAGATCAAGAATCCAGGTATTTCCGAAAGCATACTAGTCAGCCTACCTTTTTGGCTCTGGAGCAAGTCTGTTGGAAAATTGACAGGCGGCTTCACAGGTCCTAAGGATAGCTCAAATCCAAGCACTTCTCGCGCATTTTCAAATAAAAGAGCTACACGTAACAAGGGTCCCGGGGCTACTATGGATCTACCCAACGGTAAGGTTCTACATTCTAGAAAGAAAGCGCAATAG